The Bradyrhizobium barranii subsp. barranii genome segment GTAAGGTGCGCGCCTTCGTCGATCCGAAGGCGGACCTGTTCAAGTCTGAATATCCGTTCGATTCCACAGCCTTCGAATCAACGCAGGCACTGGCGCGCTCGGCCCTTGACGACCCTGTCGCCATGGGGGTTTCGAAGGCGGCGGCGCGTGCCTTCTCGGAGCGTCAGATCGCTGCAAATCTGTTCTGCCGTGGCTGGCTGGAACCTGCTTATTACTATCTGGGCAGCGATTATCGCCACACTGCGGGCGACGCCTATACGCTGACTTACATGGCGCAGATGGGTGGCTGGGCGCTGCTTGATCATGCGCTGAACGATGCAGACGACCCGCATCCGCTCCTTCGTCTCGGCTATGCCTCACAACTCAGCGCGTGGGCTTTGCTGAACAGCGGCCCTGCGTCGGCGGGTCATGGCTATTGGTATCCGGGCGAGGAGAATGACGGCGCGGCCGGTGGCGGCTTCGAGCCGGCGCCGAGCGGCACCACATGGCTCGGTCAGCCGCATCACCGTGGAACGTGGTATTACTCGTGCGAGATCGACCTGGGATTTTGTGGGGCGGTCCGCGCTGCTGCGACGATCGTTGCCGACGATCCCATCTTTGGGCAGGTTTGTCACGGTGGCATCATGGAGACGTTCGCTCACACCCTGCGTATCTGGCCACGTGATGGCGTGCGGCGACGGCTCAACGTGCGGCTCCAGTCTCTTCGATTGGACTTGGTGCTGCTCGACGCGCGATTCCGGGCGGATCGACCGATCATTCTGAATTTGGGGGCGGGGTGGATCAGCCTTACGCCTGAGCCCTTTGCCCCATCTGGATCGGGAGTGTCGTTCGAATTGCGGTACGATGACGGGAGAAAGCGCAAGGAAGTCATCGACATCACGGACAGCCAGCTCGTCGTCCGCTTGCCTGCGGCGCGCTTACCGCGGGTTCAGGTTCGCTAGATGTTTAGTCCCGGGCTTTGATGGTGCATCCTTATCGCACGATTCGAAGGAAGCGCCATGGGACAAATTTTACACGGCCGCGCCACCACGACGGAGGCGGTCCGTCGAGCAATACAAAATAGTCAAGAGAGCTTAAGAGCGCTGGCTAAGCGCTAAGGGATCAATCCCAAGATGGTCGCCAAGCGGAAAAGGCGCGGCTCCGTCAGTGACCTGAAGACAGGACCCAAGGAGCCTAAGTCCACCTTTCTATCAGTGGAGGACGAAGCCATCATCGTGGCATTTCGCAAGTATACGCTGTTTCCGCTCGATGACGTCTCTACGCTCTTCAGGCCCCGATCCCGCATCTGACCCGCTCACCGCTTCATCGATGTCTTCAGCGCCACAACATCTCGCGGCTGCCAGACGTGGAAGATGGCAAGGCATCAAACGCAACGGCGCCTGCAAGCTCGCTCCCATCCAGCCCGTTCGAAGCTGCTTCCGGGGCGCACACCACATAGGCGACAAGACGCTGCTCGCCGCCAGGGCCCTCGTGCGCCACCACCACCGCCTCGCGCACGAACGGGTGCTCGGCAAATCGCGCCGCGATCTCGCCGGGCTCGATGCGGAAGCCGCGGATCTTCACCTGGTCGTCGTTGCGGCCCAAAAACTCAAGATTGCCGTCCTCGCAGATAGCGCGCCAGATCGCCGGTGCGGTACAGCCGGTCGCCGTCCACAAAGGGACTGGCGATGAACCGCTCCGCGATCAGCTCGGGCCGGTTCAGATAGCCGCGCGCCACCCCGCCCCGCCGACGTAGAGCTCCCCGACCGCGCCAAACGGAACGGGCGCGCCATGACCGTCCAGCAGATAGATCCGCGTGTTCGCGATCGGACGGCCGATCGGGAGTCAGCGGGCCGTCTGATCAATGGCGGCGATCTCGCAGACCGCCGCAAAGGTCGACGTCTCGGTTGAACCGTAGCAGTGCAAGAGATGTTGCGGTCGGCTTTGGCTCAAAACCCGCGCCACGGCCGCCACATCAACCGGGCCACCACTAAATAGGAGAGATCGCAAACTCGCCAGCACCGGGCCTAACTCATCAACGCTCTGGCTGAACAACCCGGCGGTCAAATGCAGGACGGTGATGCGGTGCCGCCGAACCAGAGCGCGCATCACCTCCGGCTGCAGCACAGCTTGTGTGGAATCACAATTAGGCTGGAGCCGTGCAGCAGTGCTGGCCAATCTTCCAGCGTATTGATACTAAAGGCGGGATTGCCTACCCAGGCCACGCAATCACTCGAGGTAAACTCCGCATAGCCGTTGTTGATGACGAGGCGGTTGACAGCACGATGAGGTACAACCACCGCCTTCGGAAGGTCGGTCGACCCGGAGGTGTACATCACGTAAGCCGGAGCATCGGCGGTCAATGCCAGGCCACGATCGGTCCTACACCCTGTTCCAGCCATGATAAGGTCAATGGCCAAAATAGGAATCGCAATCTCAAACCGTCCCTCATTCTCGTCACCTACGAGGACCAGGCGCACAGCTCAGTCGGTCATAACCCAGCTTTGTCGCCCAACTGGAACGCCCCGATCAATCGGTACATCAGGCACAAATTGCATCTGTAATGCTAGTGCATGGGAACGAAGCACCCCTTATAAGCTCGAACATTTCTTCGCAGCTTCGGACGAGTGACGGGCAGGTCGGTTAGGGGCGCACCAAGGCTACCTTGCCGGCCGGCAACAAAGCAGGACAGCAACTTGTTGTGTCCTCGCGAGCTCGCTCCCTTCAGAAGTGTCGGCGCTAGGAGCTGGACGTGCGACGCCGTCCCAGATCGGAAAACTCTGCTGAAATATACCACGCGCGTCTAGATGTTAGCATGCAAGTGACTTAAGCGCTCCAGCCCCTGCTCTATGAGAGATATTGGAAGATAGCTGAAACACAGGCGCACGTGACGGCCACTTCCTGGGCCATAGTTGCGACCATTTACAAGGTGCACGCCGTGCAAGCGGCTTGCATCGCGCTATCAACGTCACCGGCGAGCGACAACACGCCTCAAGCACCTTGCGAACTTTCCTCGAAAGGTGCACTTCTCTTGCTCCGAGTATCATCCATATCTTGAATCACGACTCACGATCCAAGGAAAGTGGGTACTAGTACCCGGAATCAGAGCTGAGTGATACGGCGGCCTTTGAAACGGCGTTGACGGACCTTTTTCTTGGTCCAGACGAAGGGCTCGGCTCTGTCGTTGTATGCGTTCACGTAGGCATCGATGTGTTCCTGAAGCTGCTTGAGGCTCGTGAAGGAGGTGCCGCTGAGCGACTGCCCCTGCAAGATGGAAAACCATACTTCGACCTGATTGAGCCATGACGCACTTGTCGGCGTGAAATGAAATTGCACGTTGGGGTGGGCCTTGAGCCAGTCCTCGTTCTTTTTATGGGTGTTGAGGTTGTCGAGGATGACGTGAAGCTTGCGGTTCGGAAAAGCCGCGGTGACGCTGTTCATGAAATCGAGAAACTCGACGCGGCGCCGGCGTTTTGAATGGGTCGCGATGATCTTTCCGGTGGCGACTTCGAGCGCCGCAAACAATGTTGTGGTGCCATGCCGCTTGTAATCGTGGCTTTGGCCGGTTAAGGCGCGGCCATTGGGCAACTTCAGATAACCCTGCGCTCGCTCCAAAGCCTGGATCGAGGGCTTCTCGTCCACGCACAGCACAATGGCCTTCGCCGGCGGCGCGACATAGAGGCCGACAACATCGGCGGCTTTGGCCGTAAAGTTCGGGTCGTTGCTCTCGCACCAGGACTTGCGAGCCACCAGGTCAATCTTGTGGCTGCGCAGGAACCGCCAGACATATTGGACATCGACATCGCCCAGCGCCTCGGCCAGCAGGGGGCCGGTCCAGCGCGCAAACCCTTGCGGTGGCGGCTTATCCAGCAGCTTCAGAATCCGCTTGTCGGTCGTCTTCGTATAGATCGGCTGCTTGCCAGGCCGCGGCTTGTCTTGCAGCCCTTCAAGGCCATGGTCGGCATAGCGATGCCGCCAAAGGCTGACAATCCGCGGCTGGACCCCAACTTCCTTGGCGATCGACCGGGTGCTGCGCCCATCCGCCGCCAACAGAACTATCCGCGCCCGCTTCAAATCGCGCTGCAACGTCACCGGTGAGCGACAGCACGCCTCAAGCACCTTGCGATCTTTCCTCGAAAGGTGGACTTCTCTTGCTTCGGGTATCATCCCGACCTTGAATCACGACTCACGTTCCAAGAAAAGTGGGTACTAGGTGATATGCTGTCGGCGCTGTAGATCGGGACCAATGAATTCGTTCGGTCCTGGCGACTCAATATCTCGCAGCTCCCGCGCCACCCCAGCGGTAGTTCACGCGGACCAAACCGATATCAACGTCCTGACCAATACGCGCGGTCCCAGCACGACCGCCCGCCGGCCCCACGAATCCGGTTGAAAAGAAGAAGTCCACATCCCGATGACCCATGAACAAGTGATCGTACTCAAGGCCTAAAGACCAGTTCGGAGCGAAATCAAATTCAAGGCCCATGCCTACGGCGCCGCCCCAGCGAGTTTCGCTGCCGTTATCGACGTTCAGCCCCGTTGCGAAATCAAAGACCCGGTATTTGTCGCGGACGACCGCAGCGCCACCTTTCACGTAGAGCAGCACGTTATTCCAAGCGTAGCCGACCTGGCCCGTGAACAGGCCGAAGGCGTCGATCTTGGTTCCATCCTGGACGCCGACGAAAGCGAGGTTGGCGTTGGAGCCTCTGAAACCGGCCCAGTTGCCCTGCGCCTCCAAGCCGAACACCGAGTTGGCTATTTGCCAGCGGTAGCCGATTTGGCCGCCGAACGTCCCTCCGGTCGCATTATGGCAACCCATGCCACGGGGTGGACTGAAGACCAAGCCGGCGGCGTTGATCACGTCCCAGCACTGATGCGCTGAGCCACCGCCGCCGTTGATGCCGATGTAGAAGCCGGTCCAATCAAAGATCGGAATGACTATTGGAGGCGCTTTCGAGTAAGGCCGCGCGGGCAGATCTGCGGAAGAGGCAGGAGCGGTCAGCGCGATAAGCGCCACTGCGCCCATCAGGACGTTCTTCATACGAGTCGACTCCCCAATGGTTTACGGGGCACGATTGCCATGCGCCCGCCTTATCAATCGTAACCGGTATGAGCTCCCACGTGCGCGGTGATCAGCGAGCGCGGGCGTAGCGGATCGGCATCCAGTATTGCCGCAAGGCCTCGACCGCCGCCGGAATGTCGGCGTGGGCGTTACGCAGAAAGTTCTTGGTCTCGCGACCGCTTCGTGGTGGTCCAAGCAGCGGACGGCCCTGATCGTCGCGACAGTGCAGCAGGATGGGCAGAAGTAGGCCGCGATTGACGTTGCTGGCGTCCAGCAACGGCGCCCACGCCGATAGCTTGAGCCGCATCGCGGCATAGAAGCCTTGGCACCATGGTCGCGGATCGACGTCTCCACTGGGTTTGCGCCGGTGCATCGGCGCGAAGCTGTCGGGTGCGGTCGAGAGGGTGTTGCTGATGTCATTGTGGCGCAGCGCGACGGCCGATATGGCTGCAAACTCCGGGGTGCCGCCGTGGTTGAAGGCATCGGCATCGATGGCGAGCAGCGGGCAGATCCAGTCGAGTGGGCTCATCGACACCGGTCCGGCCACGATTGCGGCGACGTAGCCGTCGAGCATGGAGAGATTGGTGGCGGCAGGATGCTGATCGACGCGAGCCTGCAGCCATCGCTGGAGTTCCGCAAGTGGCATCGCGGCGACGGCCATCGATGACGATGCTTTATGGCGACGTGGGCTCACGCAGCGGCCTGTGCGGTGCGCTGGCGCGCCGCCTTCCAGTGCCAGGCAAGCAACTCGTGCAGTTGATGGCTCTTGGTTCGCCCGGAGACGATGCGCTCCAGCACGTCGGTCAGATAGGCCTGCGGATCGAGCTCATGGAGCTTTGCGGTGTTCACGATCGACGCCAGGATGGCCCAGCTCTCGGCGCCGCCTTCGCTGCCGCTGAACAAGGAGTTGCGTCTTCCCATGGCAATCGGGCGCATGGAACGCTCGACTGTGTTGGAGTCGACCTCGACGCGGCCGTCGCGGAGAAACAGCGTCAGTCCGTCCCAGTGATTGAGCGCATAGTTGATCGCCTCTGTCAGCTTCGATTGGGAGAACAGCTGGCCGACGATCTCGGTCAGTCGCGCATTGAGCGCCGCCATCAAGGGTGCGCTCCTGGTGCGGCGGGCGGCCAGCCGCTGCTCGGCACTACTGCCGCGGATCACTGCCTCGATCGCATAGACCGCCTGCAGCCGTTCAATCACCTCGCGCGCGAATGGCGACTGGGTGGTCTTGTACACCTCGACGAATTTGCGTCGGGCATGGGCGAGACAAAAGGCGAGCTGGATCGCGCCGCCATGACCGCGTGCCAGCGCCTTGTAGGCGGCATAACCGATGGAGTGGACGCCCCCCGACGGCATCGATTGTGCCAAAGTGCGGGTGTTGAAACCCGGTAAGGAGGACGTCCATGGACGACGAGGTTAGCATCATCGGTTTAGATTTGGCCAAGAACGTGTTTCAGGTCCACGGCGCGGGGCAGGACGGAAGGATGATCCTGCGTAAAAAGCTCAACCGCAGCAGATTGCTCGAGTTTTTCGCCAAGTTGCCAAGGTGTGTGGTCGCAATGGAGGCCTGCGCCAGCGCCCACTATTGGGGACGGGAGATTGGTAAATTTGGGCACGAGGTCCGGCTGATCCATCCCTCCTACGTGAAGCCCTTCGTTAAGCGTCAGAAGAACGATGCCGCGGATGCGGAAGCGATCGCCGAAGCCGCGTCTCGACCAACGATGCGCTTTGTCGGCGTCAAGAGCGCCGAGAAGCAAGCCTCTTCCATGGCATTCAAGGTTCGTGATCTCTTGGTTCGACAGCGTACACAGGCGATCAACGCTTTGCGCGGACATCTTGCGGAATACGGCTTGATCGTGGCTCAGGGCGTCAGACATATCCCCCGATTGCATGAGCTCCTGACAATATATCCGGACCTGCCCGATCTCGCTCGTGGCCTTTGCCAGACTCTCTTGAAGCACGTGGAATCCCTGTCGGAGCAGATTGCAGAGCTTGAGAAGGGACTGCGAGTGCGCGCGAGACAGGACGAGGTGGCCTCTCGCTTAATGACCATTCCGGGGATCGGGGCAATCTGCGCCACAGCGATAGAGGCCTTGGCGCCCTCGGCGGAGACCTTTTCCAAGGGGCGTGATTTTGCGGCCTGGATTGGTCTCACGCCCAAACAGAATTCTTCCGGAGGCAAGGACAGGCTTGGCAAAATCTCCAGGATGGGCCGGCGAGATCTCCGACGGCTCCTCGTGCTTGGTGCCACCGCCGTGGTGCGATGGGCAAGACGATATGGACCGCCAGCAGGATCCTGGCTCGCGAGAATGCTCTTGAAGAAGCCACCAAAGCTGATCGCGGTCGCTCTAGCGAACAAATTGGCGCGTATCGCTTGGGCCTTGATGGTCCGCGGTGGCGCTTATCAAGCTCCAGCGTCTGGCGCTGCGTAACGCAGGGCCAGAAGCCGAGAGACGTCGGGAATGTGGTAAGGTCTAACGGAGGATTATGGGCAATCGGTCAGGGACTGGGATTGGAAGAATCAACAGGTGGATGAGTGCCAGAGAGCACGCATAGCCGAATTGGATCCAATCCACGCATTCCATAAGGGCCCGCGACGTGTCGAGGTCGCATCACGAGGCCGGACACACGTCAGCACCCGACCACATGCCTGTTCCGAAGTTAAATTTTGCTTGCATTTAGTGGGGCGTCCACACACGTCCACCTGCAGAATGCCGGAAAAGCCCGTCAACTGTCCGGCGATCTCCTTGGTGCCACGGCCGTCGGCGAATACGTAGGCAACCGCCGGCGGCGAGGGGCCACCCCATGGCTGGTCATCCATAGCATGCGCCCAGAACTGGCAGATGCGGGGGCGATGTCGTCCGGGATCGAGCACCGGCATCGGCGTCTCATCGCAGAACACGCGCGGCGCGGCCTGAATCATCCGCAGCTGCAGCTCATAAAGGCTCCTGAGCCACCAGGCGGCACGTTTGACCCAACCGGCGAGCGTCGCGCGGTCAAGATGGATGCCCTGGCCGGCCAGGATCTGAACCTGCCGGTACAGCGGCAAATACCAGGCGAACTTCGAGACCACCACGTGGGTCACGAGGGCCGTCGACGCCATGCCGCCTTCAATCAGGCGCGGCAGCACTTTCGCCTGGACTACGCCATCAGTGCAGCCGCGGCAGCCGTATTTGGGACGGATCGTGCGCAGCACGCGCAGGATCGCCGGGATCACGTCCAACACCTCGCTGACGTCCTCGCCGATCTTGTGAAGCTGGCCTTGGCAGCACGGGCAGGCCGTCACCTCCGGCTCCAGGACCTGCTCACAGCGCGGCAGATGCTTGGGCAACGCGCCGATGTTGCGGCGCGCCTTCTTGCGCGGCTTATCGGCCGGCTTCGCCGCAGGCACATCGTCGTTGGCAGCTGCAGGCGGCGTGACACTGGTCTCAAGATCGTCAAGCTCAAGCGCAAGTTGCTCGGCCACGAGCGTGGCAAGCCGTTCCGAGCGCTTCCCGAAGATCATCTCCTTGAGCGTCTGCATCGCAACACGCAGCTTCTCGTTCTCGGCGTCAAGCGCGAGCACCATCTCGGTTAGAGCGGCTGGATCAGTCGGGAGAACGTCCGGGCGAATCGCCATGAACGGACCATACATCCGCGCGCCACAGGCTCCAGCGAAATCCTCTCCTCTCAGCCGACAACGGCCGGCTGCTTCACAGGCTTGGGTGAGACGCGCGTCCACTCGAGTCCGTCGAGCAGCATCGCGAGCTGCGTCGCACTGAGATGCACCACGCCGTCGCGGATCGGCGGCCAAGTGAAGTGCCCCTGGTGCAACCACTTCGTCACCAGCACCATGCCGCTGCCGTCCCACGCCAGAAGCTTCACCCTGTCCATGCGTTTGCTGCGGAACACGAAGACGTCGCCACAATACGGGTTCACACGCAGCGCTTCGCTCACCAATGCCGACAGCGTATGCACCGACTTGCGGAAATCGACCGGCTGTGTCGCCAGCACCACCTTGAGGTCAGAGCGTAGCGCAATCACCGGATGCCCCGAAGCGCCGCCAGCACGGTCGACAGCGTCGCCAGCTCCACGCCCGGCTCGACCCGGATGCGCGCCCCGTTCACCTCGATCTCGACAACTCCGCAAACCTTGGCCGGCGGCGCGGCGATCTCCAAAGGCTTCGTCTGTAGCCGCGAAATACGCTCGGGCTCGCCGGCTGTCCCGCTACCGCTCTCGGCACCAATTTGGATTGGCACGAAGTTCGGCGCCTTGCCCACCACCGCCGCCGCAACTTGGCGTCGCCACACCGTAAGCAGCCCCCGCGAAACGCCGTTGCGCCGCGCAACCTCGGAGATGTTCGCACCCTCCCCAAAGCTCTCCGCCACGATCCGGGCCTTCTCCTCGCCGTCCACCGACGCCGTCGGCGCTCCCCAGTGATCACTTCGACGCGACGATAGGAGTCATCTTCCTGCCTGGCATCAAGCATGGCATTTGCCATCGTTCCACCTCCACCGATCAGCTCATGCCAGGCTGTATCGCGCGCAAGCCGAGGGGTGGCTAGGTGGGGGCCTCATGCCGGTTACTATCAATCAACTATCAGGGTCAGTAGCTGACTAAGGTGCAAGACGTTGTGAGTCCAGCAGCATGCTGAGCGAGCACGTTCATTTAGGATGCCCACCAATTCCGGTAGGGAAACGTCGCGGTCCCGTCTTGGGCGATACTGAGCTAAAATGAGCATATTGAACCGTCTCAACGCGAAGAGATGCTCAAAATGCAAATGGCTATTTGGACCGCACTCGCGTCTTCGCGGTGGGCGTCTTTGCGGTAGGCGCCTTCGGTTGGATGGTAAGGCCGTTTATGAGCCAGCCCGTCAGGCAGATGCTCAGGCCCATCCTCCACTTGAGACCCGACGCGACTGCCTGGAAGCGCGGGCCTCCAATCATCAATAGTGAAGACGAGCTGATGGACGGGAGGCTGATACGGGCAATTGCGCGTGCAGAGGTCCGGACGCGCGACCGTATCATCCGCCTGCTCGAAGCCGAGGTCCTCCTCGATGCCGGCATCCAGGCGCTTCGCCCTGAAGAACGGCTTCGCATCGTTGCGGCCGCGTGCCAAGCACAACTGGCCGATGCCGCCCTTAAGCTCCAGGAGCGCAGCGTGGTTGTGCTGGAGCGCCAAGCCACTGCATTGGTCGCATGTGCCCAGCAGCGAGGCCGCGGTTGGGCGTCAGCATTGCTGCCACGGTGCCGACTCAAGCGGCGCCGATGACGGTAAGTCTCGCTTTTTCATCCGTGTCGGAATTGGCTGCAAATCATTCACTTGCGCTGTCGATGATTGCGGGGACGACAACGATCGACATGAAGATACCGTGGATAGGTCTGGGTGCAAACACCACGACGAACGCAAGTCGGAAAGCAGACAAAGCCTACACAAACATGGTGCGAACTGTCGACTATTGCCTGGCACGAAGAATGCAGACCCCCGATATGCCTGGGGCGCCCTCCTTGGGCATGGCTACCATCGCACGTTGAGGCCGTGGCTGGCCACGGAGGTTAGCGGACGTGACATCGATGGGGGACGGCGCCTGCTCGTGCGGGACACCGACAGGCACCTGCGTCACGTCGCCGCTAACTTTTATCTCTCGCGAATGGCGTATTCGGCGGTTGGTCCACTTTATAAGTGACGTGTCGAAAACGAACAGATGGGCCCGGACTTATGAAAGAAATGGTTGGACGACGAATGCTTTGGTTCCGTCCCCGCCTGTTGCTGGTCTGCTTGGCAGGGGCCATCACGTGCAAAAGTGTTCGTGCCGACGACAATCCACTTGTCGACAAGGTCAAGTCGACGTGGCGAGCGCAAGACGGCGAGACAGTAGAACAAATTACTGCCAACGTCGCGAAGGTGGCGCACTTCGTCCCTCGAACGTGGGGCGTTGCCCGAGGAATTGATCAATCTGAATATGTCTTCCTTTCGTGGACTTGGCACCGCGGCCAGGTCACGCCGAACGGGACGATTAAGATTGCGTCGACGTATGCAAAGCCGATGGAATTGGGCTGGCGGGCCTTCGCGCTCTCATTGATTGCCGGTGAAGTCTCTGACGACGAAAAGGACGTGAATCTTGGCTTTCTGCACGATCCGGCCAATTTCAACTTCGTGACGACCGCACAAGGCAAGCTGGGCAATCTCCTCGGGCACGGCCGTGCACGATCGTTGAACCTGTTAGCGTGGATTACTTGCCGAAGGTTGACGAGAATCAGACCACGAAAGGTGATCTGTGGCTCGTGCTGCTTTTGATGAACTGCAATATATCCCAGGTCCCCGCTATTTTACCCGCAAGGGGGTCATCACCTTCGAGAAACGCGAGGGACAAGAGTGGGGAGCCGCAATCCTTCCTTGCCAAGCGTATCGCGACATTTCCCCCGGGCTCATGGTTTGATCACATTGAGCCGGATGAACGGGACGCGCTAGAAAGGGCGTGAAGATGAACGCGGAGAACAATTTCGCGGCGCGGCTCATCGACGCCGGTCGCCTGCCGGCAATAGCACGTACATGCGGTCACTGAAAGCTGACGTCTACGTCAATAAGGCGCTCAAGGAGCTTTGGCGAACCAGGTCGCCTGAAGAGGCAAAGAGGATTGCTGAGCGCTGGGTCTTGTGGGACCCAGAAAGGAAGGCCGTGGCCGCGCATGCCTCCGCTGGAAAACGTGATTCCGTTCCATCGCCGGCACGGCACGGGTATCGGTTGTGAATCGGCCGGTGACGCCATTGCATGCAATCCGGGACTGGTTCGCAAAGCAGGATGAAGAGGTGCAATGCGAGATCGCTGGCATGGCGGCGCTTTTGGTCTTCGAAGGTGCGGACCTTCTCGACCTCAGCAGCCGAGAGTGGTGTGACTGTCTTCGGAGGTGGCTGAGTGAGGCGGGATTGCCAGCCCATACGATCATCGGCCGCGCTTTGACGTTCCGGTAGGGTCGAAGACTGGCGCGCCGACAGGCCTCTCGACCGTGCCACGTTTCCAGTCCCCTCCACGTCGCACGCAGCATGCGGATTTCCCGCACTGCGCGCTCCCATTTGCTTCACGCCAACGCTTATGGGACCTATCCTGCTGGGGCGACTTTCGGCCCGTCGCGTCGCACTCTGTAGGCGTTGAACAGCCCGAGAGTGTCGTACAGCCACCGCCTATTCCATCGTTCCCAGCCGAAGCCCTTTCGTTTCTGAGCATGCGCCAGATGGCGCCTGACCTTCTTCTCCACCCAGTCTTTGATGAAGCTGAAGCACTCGCTGGAATGCCCCACCGCGAAGTAGTTCACCCACCCCCGGAGCATCGGATTGATCAAGTTTATCACTCGTTCAACCGGTTGCGACCGGTGTCGGCGGAACACCTCTTTGAGCGCCCGCACCAGTGCCGTCCGCTTTTTGAGCTTGGGCGTGTAATGCGGCCGCATCGCTCCGCTTAGTCCGCGGAAGTAGCGGAACTCAAAGCCCAGGAACCCAAAGCACTCACCGCGCTCAAGGTCCACTGTGCGGCTCTTTTCATCATTGATTTCCACCTGCAGCTTGGCGAACTCCTCCCGGAGTCGTTTGGTCACGGCTCCAATCAGCCAGTCATGACGCTTGTAGGCGTCGATCAAGACCACCAGGTCGTCAGCGAATCGCGCGTATTCGACGTAGGTGTACTTGCCGTTGCGGGTGACTTCCCGCGCTCGCTCCAGCATCCTGTCCACCTCATTGAGGTAGAGATTACTGAGCAAGGGCGAGATCACACCGCCCTGCGGAACGCCCTTCTTGCCTGAGGCTTTCAGCATCATCTTTAGGAGATGCAGTATATGCGCGTCATCAACCCGCCGCGCCACTTTCTCCAACAGCCGGTCATGCCGGACATTGTCAAAGTAGGCCCGTAGGTCAATGTCGAGAATCCGCGTCTTCCGTTGGACTATCGCTTCAGCCACACGCTTGATGGCGCCATGTGCTGTCCGTTTGGGCCGATATCCATACGACCCCGGTTGAAAGTCAGCCTCGAACACAGGCTCGAGGATGAGCTTGAGCGCCCCTTGCACCACTCTGTCGCGGATCGCCGGAATCGAGAGGACACGGACTTTGCCCCCGTCCTTCGGTATCTCCTGCCTCCGCGCGGGAAGTGGCTGGTAGGTGCGCCCGATCAGTTCGTCCCGTAACTGCTCAAGCAGAGCTTCCACGCCTTGCGTCTCAATGGCCTCGAAGGTGACACCGTCTATTCCCGGTGCTCCATCGTTCTCTTTGGCCATCTCATACGCAGCGCGCAGGGTCTCCATCTTGCAGACGTGGACGTATAGTCCCCAGAACCGCCAGGACGGTTCAGCCTTTGCCTTGACGTATATTCTCCGCCTCAGGTCCTGCAAATCAATGGACGCCTTTGTCATCTCGTCCTTGCCTTCCCTATGTTGGAGACATTGCAAATGGCAGGGTCCCTTGGCTCCACGGATATTACTCCGCTTCATTGCTACTCCGGACCCGGCCGCCACCCTCTCGTCTTCGGCCGACTTCCCGGTTTCGCCGGTTATACGGCCTACCTTGCTCCGACGATTTCGCGTCGGGACGAGGAGGGCTTCTCCAGTTGCTCAGCATGTCCTTGTCACCGTGCTGTCGCTTCCACCCCGCCGAGGTGAACATCCGTATCGGTC includes the following:
- a CDS encoding IS630-like element ISRj1 family transposase, coding for MIPEAREVHLSRKDRKVLEACCRSPVTLQRDLKRARIVLLAADGRSTRSIAKEVGVQPRIVSLWRHRYADHGLEGLQDKPRPGKQPIYTKTTDKRILKLLDKPPPQGFARWTGPLLAEALGDVDVQYVWRFLRSHKIDLVARKSWCESNDPNFTAKAADVVGLYVAPPAKAIVLCVDEKPSIQALERAQGYLKLPNGRALTGQSHDYKRHGTTTLFAALEVATGKIIATHSKRRRRVEFLDFMNSVTAAFPNRKLHVILDNLNTHKKNEDWLKAHPNVQFHFTPTSASWLNQVEVWFSILQGQSLSGTSFTSLKQLQEHIDAYVNAYNDRAEPFVWTKKKVRQRRFKGRRITQL
- a CDS encoding AMP-binding protein; translated protein: MARGYLNRPELIAERFIASPFVDGDRLYRTGDLARYLRGRQS
- the tnpC gene encoding IS66 family transposase, coding for MQTLKEMIFGKRSERLATLVAEQLALELDDLETSVTPPAAANDDVPAAKPADKPRKKARRNIGALPKHLPRCEQVLEPEVTACPCCQGQLHKIGEDVSEVLDVIPAILRVLRTIRPKYGCRGCTDGVVQAKVLPRLIEGGMASTALVTHVVVSKFAWYLPLYRQVQILAGQGIHLDRATLAGWVKRAAWWLRSLYELQLRMIQAAPRVFCDETPMPVLDPGRHRPRICQFWAHAMDDQPWGGPSPPAVAYVFADGRGTKEIAGQLTGFSGILQVDVCGRPTKCKQNLTSEQACGRVLTCVRPRDATSTRRGPLWNAWIGSNSAMRALWHSSTC
- a CDS encoding IS110 family RNA-guided transposase translates to MDDEVSIIGLDLAKNVFQVHGAGQDGRMILRKKLNRSRLLEFFAKLPRCVVAMEACASAHYWGREIGKFGHEVRLIHPSYVKPFVKRQKNDAADAEAIAEAASRPTMRFVGVKSAEKQASSMAFKVRDLLVRQRTQAINALRGHLAEYGLIVAQGVRHIPRLHELLTIYPDLPDLARGLCQTLLKHVESLSEQIAELEKGLRVRARQDEVASRLMTIPGIGAICATAIEALAPSAETFSKGRDFAAWIGLTPKQNSSGGKDRLGKISRMGRRDLRRLLVLGATAVVRWARRYGPPAGSWLARMLLKKPPKLIAVALANKLARIAWALMVRGGAYQAPASGAA
- a CDS encoding outer membrane protein, whose product is MKNVLMGAVALIALTAPASSADLPARPYSKAPPIVIPIFDWTGFYIGINGGGGSAHQCWDVINAAGLVFSPPRGMGCHNATGGTFGGQIGYRWQIANSVFGLEAQGNWAGFRGSNANLAFVGVQDGTKIDAFGLFTGQVGYAWNNVLLYVKGGAAVVRDKYRVFDFATGLNVDNGSETRWGGAVGMGLEFDFAPNWSLGLEYDHLFMGHRDVDFFFSTGFVGPAGGRAGTARIGQDVDIGLVRVNYRWGGAGAARY
- a CDS encoding YecA/YgfB family protein → MAVAAMPLAELQRWLQARVDQHPAATNLSMLDGYVAAIVAGPVSMSPLDWICPLLAIDADAFNHGGTPEFAAISAVALRHNDISNTLSTAPDSFAPMHRRKPSGDVDPRPWCQGFYAAMRLKLSAWAPLLDASNVNRGLLLPILLHCRDDQGRPLLGPPRSGRETKNFLRNAHADIPAAVEALRQYWMPIRYARAR
- the tnpC gene encoding IS66 family transposase — translated: MPSGGVHSIGYAAYKALARGHGGAIQLAFCLAHARRKFVEVYKTTQSPFAREVIERLQAVYAIEAVIRGSSAEQRLAARRTRSAPLMAALNARLTEIVGQLFSQSKLTEAINYALNHWDGLTLFLRDGRVEVDSNTVERSMRPIAMGRRNSLFSGSEGGAESWAILASIVNTAKLHELDPQAYLTDVLERIVSGRTKSHQLHELLAWHWKAARQRTAQAAA